The Asterias rubens unplaced genomic scaffold, eAstRub1.3, whole genome shotgun sequence genomic interval AAATTCTtgatcttttttcttctttcaggtGTTATGGGTTGAGCAGCAAGAAACTCTGTTTCACGTGAAGCGTGATGCGAAGGCCGTGCCCCACGATGCGACAGGAAGTGATTACAGGCCACCGTTTAACGTTCCTAAGTTTCCACAGCAATGGTACCTGGTAAGTCATCTACTGATGTGTTCTTCATACCattaaacaattgttgcacgctgtgacggcgtccatggcgttttgtacacccgaggcaGAAAATTTccaccgagggtgtacaaaacccatggaccccaaatcacagcgtgcaacaattgttttgttttggtaacatgattattcctcttctcaataCAGAATGCCTAGTCAGGGCTTGAAAATTTACACAAGACCGCTGgaccgaggccagtgatttaagTCCAGTTGCTCttctgtttttcttcaaatgttgactttgagacTGATAAATGTCTTTCAATTTTGTATTGTATAAATTATCTTTGGGAATTGTGATAGGAGGGTCTGGTCAATGTGGTCAAACTCAGTGTgtctgtttttaattaaaacaacatcaaagtaAATGTTTTGTGGTTAATTTTGTGCTATTTATATTAGgctttttatacaaatattgagtacaTAATATGTGAGTGCATTTTTGCAGAATATAATTACTAGGTGaagaaaagaactgtcctgcttattaactgcTACCTGGACAGAAGGTTAGGAAGTCGACTTCTCATTATCAGTCACTTTCGTTTTTGTACCAAATTAAACTTTTGTTTGGACAttgatacatgtaggtatgGAACACATCAACGTGTGAATTTGTTCGGACATTGAACGGCCACAGACGAGGTATTGCTTGCCTACAATACAGAGATAGATTGGTGGTCAGTGGTTCATCAGATAACACAATCAGGTTAGTCAAGTCaatatatctttgttttgttttttatttgtttatttatttggtatTTTTATGAGAGATTTTATAGCATCACAAGGCCACAGACAGCTGCTTCAATTTGAGGGCTACACATTAACTGATGTTGGCTTCCGACCTTAATCAACTCTTACCAGTGGCCTGTGGCCATCTACTCCTGCGGCTGAaccagggttaccccttcacataatgtaggcatgggcatcatcTTCAAGGAGTCTGGCTCGTAGAGCAGAATGCGTCACAATTTGTtgacgaagcaattatggtcaagtgtcttttGGCATTTCTGTCATGACCATAACGCTTCTCAGTTTCAATTTttgtggcataaaaacttataactttttacataaccacattacttcaaagtgaaatgttcctcaaaatactttatatcattgaaagctgctgtaggcttctaaccaaattaatttgattaccaaacatacaccTTTGCCTTCTGCTGGGACTAAGAACAGAGATAGCAGCCAAAATGCTATGTATTGTCACTCTAGGTATTTAGTGAGCACAATACGGTTTCCATAGAAGTGAgttgcataaacaaaataaacaatccGGTCTGTCATCAGAGACTTACTGTGGCATGCTTTTCGATTCTTTCTCAACATGACACAAATTTTGGCAGGGATCCCAGTATGATTACAGTGACCTCATCTCACAATTGGAGTGAATCACTTTTGaaaacctctttttttttctaatgcgCCACACAAATACTCCAGGCTATATTTTCAACCTATCTGCAATACGTACAGGTGGTAGTGAGTTGACTcaacagagcctggactttctGCAGGCATGATTGGGGAGACAGCATAAAATCTGatacattttatggagattgcaatTTTTGTGTGTCAACTTTTGTTCTGAAGAAAACGGGGCTATAGTATCTTGCCTTCAATAAGcaaagcaccttgtaagccattacatggtgctatgttaaaaggagtagatctcataattcaaacgtaattccacatcttgcaggaaattcTGTATGTTTAAGCGCTGAGAAGCCCTTCAGGTGTATGAAGCGCTGTATAAATActgattaataatattattattgttacattGATGTTATAATTGTGTTGTCTTCATTTCAACAGGTTATGGGACATCGAATGCGGTGCATGTTTAAGAGTCTTAGAAGGTCATGAAGAACTAGTGCGATGCATTCGCTTTGACAACAAGCGCATTGTCAGCGGAGCTTATGACGGGTGAGTGAAATCTCTACAAACCTCaacccctcccccttcccctcGCCCCATCACTGATTCAACATTGCTATAATCAAGTTAGGATCTGTGGCACAGTAAAGAAACAATGAGTGCCCATAACAGGAAGTACTTAGTATGAGGGATTTTTCAATGAGATTGTCTGTCTTAGTTGAGGTGAGTCAACAAACATTGTAGTTGATCGGTTGGCTGAGAAACAAATTACTGTCATttgttgtggtacccgctgctaacataaaggatttgaactgccttaAGCTACCAGGCAATCACAGTGGTCTAATTGgtttgacactgctctagaattgcaaaggttgggggttcaaatcccactcaagttGCCTATACTGCTAATACACATCGTTGTATATGGGTAGAACCAAACTTAATACTGCCATCCCATTTGAAAGAGTTTGACAAAAAGATATATTGtcagaaacaaaaacagcaccttgttcaggcctggaatttcatctttgaggaggccactttcattttacaaaagggcacttccactagaaaatctttgaaggggcactatggccaagaccagggcaaacaGAGCCCATGGCATGTTATATAAGGCCAAAGACCTGGCTTCTTTGAAATGGGTTGCATGTAATTGGTGTTCAAAACTTCATATTCATGAAGTGGCTTATtgcagagggagccatttgATGAGTTGGGTTTGTGGAATTGTTGAATGAAACTGCTAGAGATGGCATCTTTGGGCGTGTATGATACACTGAGTGTGTacagacctttccattgttgcgCTCTGGTAGGCATGTATGGGTGGGCAAATGTTTGTTAAAACACTCAATCTATTAACTGACATCAGAAACCGAATTCAATATTTATCAAACTTTCAAACGAAAACACCTTCCAcaattgtttgctttgtttccaacaaattcgacactacatttgaatatttttgtaacattattacaaacagtagctatctgtttttgatttgcatttgtggctttccattgttttgaaaaaattggggctgtgacgttgcaatagaaaggtctattatGACTCGGCACTTGCTCAACACATAAACTACCCTAGTGCTTTGTTATCTTCACTTGGCCTCACACAGATGGTAGTGTTTGATAATGGTTGCACCACTGTAATGTACCTCTCAGAACAATGTCAGACTCACTCTCTTGGCACCAAATCAAGTTCACACATTTGACATTCGGGGCCAAGTGTCATCATTGGTTTGAAGTCACGTCATCAGGAGAGGAAATGACAGCAATATGACAGTTACTAGCGAGAGTgggtgtttgggggggggggtgttcattTAGAATCATGTGTCTTTGTTAAATTGCACCTGGGGATTTCCTGGCTGCTGTAGTAACAAAACCCCCCTTGTGGTTCCTAGGGACCCCCAACACAAGGTTCCCCTGGTCAGAGTGACTCACGACTCCTCAGTGTTCAAGGCTGAAGATAAAGGGGTTAGTTAGTCTGCTAACCCTTGACAAGTTCTAGATTGACAACAACAAATGGCGCATGGTGAAACTGAATCTGATACTGGCAGAGAGAGCCTTGTTTGGATTATTGTATTAgacagaggggtgtctgggtgtttTATGGACACCCTTATTAGATTTTGATaccctttgtgtttttttacacaagagggcagcagacttttGGTATTGTAAAAGAATTGATGTGCTCATttcatttgatgttttcttgttGACAGTAAAATCAAAGTATGGGATCTCCAAGCCGCACTGGACCCACGAGCCACTTCCGGAACTCTCTGTCTGCGGACATTAGTGGTAAGATTAaacaatcaattttgtttttgttttctttcttccccCTTTTTATGTCAAGTAGCAAGCCACTGTGTAAATTTAAACTAATTTGGGGCTGAGCAAAGAaacaattgactagagcaggatttgaacctgcgtcCTCTTgattacaggcatgcaactcttccgcattttgtttaaaaaaaaattatcgcGGCTGAaataatcattttaaaaatgtaaaaagtatATGCAGGgaacaacaatgtacaactacaaaaatgtaaaataagccttgtacatgctaacaatgcaccttggAGCAAAATAAACCTCAACAATTTTAGGGTGCCATTGTGGGTCTCATGACCcatggcgtttcggctgcctcgctccgcacttgtgtttcaacgggcagttgcatgcctgtgatTAATGTGCTGTACCTACTTGGTTATGTTTTTCTCGTTTGTTTACcatatgtttttgttataactttTCTAGGAGCACACTGGCCGTGTATTCAGACTACAATTTGATGACTTCCAAATAGTCAGCAGTTCCCACGACGACACCATTCTCATCTGGGATTTCCTCGACGTTCCGCCCACCGACAACCCACCACTCTCCAGCAGTGGTAAATCCCCTTCCCGATCATATACCTACGTCACGCGGTAGGGGCGTCATCGACCTCGCCCTTAGCGTAgtttaaaatgtatacaaagGGAGATTTTTGGCAAGGTATTCTGGAATTTTTACATGATTGCAGTTTAATATTACGAAACTCAAGAAGATGTTTTTGTACGTATAGCTCAATCGGTGTACCGTATAGTCGTTTACTTCCTTTATTTGGTTCCATTTTTGGTTGCGATATATACATGATAATGACAAGTTTAATTTGTCAGTCCTGCTTGTGAGTTTCTCCCAAGGAACATGTAAGATATCGGCAACTTGACAgaaatcacaagagggcgctctttatGCAGACTTTAACGTGTAATATAAATGTGTGAATATCTGTATCATAATCTAATTCTGTTATGGATGTATGATAAGTCTCGGGGCCTTGTTCGACAACCAATCAGCAtacctttttgcaaatacccattgtgCATGAGGTGTGTCCTGGTCTTGC includes:
- the LOC117306670 gene encoding F-box/WD repeat-containing protein 11-like; amino-acid sequence: MVSEDSLITGGATASQEEKGRVFHNEWAVEIEGGERIARDIAEEYGFTFVKKVLWVEQQETLFHVKRDAKAVPHDATGSDYRPPFNVPKFPQQWYLVWNTSTCEFVRTLNGHRRGIACLQYRDRLVVSGSSDNTIRLWDIECGACLRVLEGHEELVRCIRFDNKRIVSGAYDGKIKVWDLQAALDPRATSGTLCLRTLVEHTGRVFRLQFDDFQIVSSSHDDTILIWDFLDVPPTDNPPLSSSGKSPSRSYTYVTR